In the genome of Chaetodon trifascialis isolate fChaTrf1 chromosome 21, fChaTrf1.hap1, whole genome shotgun sequence, the window AATCCATTCTTTCTGTGAAATGTTCCCTGTGGTACTGGCTGCAACACAGGCCCAAAGCATGATCAATCTACCCCCGCACTTgacagttggagaggtgttcttttcATAAAATTCTGCACCCTTCTTTCTTCAAACATACCTTTGCTCATTGTGGTCAAAAAGCTCTATTTTAGttgtttccaaaatgcatcaATCTTGCTTAGATGCTCCTCTGCAAACTTCTGATCCTGAATTTTATTGTGAGGGAAGTTTTCTCCTGATGACTGATGcagaaagtttctctgtgcttaTCTTTAATCTAGTTTAATGTGTGTACCTAGAGGCCATTCATGGTTCAGAATGCAACTTAAACATGTGTGTTGAAGTTTTAAGCCTCcagcacaataataatattttcatttgaagTAGTAGAAATCTTTTAGATATTgaacatattttcatttatttttttgctggaAAACTCTACTAGACCGAAATGATCATCTAAAGCATCATTTAAAGAGTATTTGTTACATGACTTGTGTGGATCttaaatgtgtcatttgtgtCATTGTTGTTATATAACAACAATATATCATTTAAGTGGAtcttaaatatatatatactttgtCAGGTTCCGGTCAGGTTCCGGTCCAGATTCACAACAACTAAGATCCTAAATATAAATTGCGGCATGGATAGTCTCAAAGTCCAGGCAAACGGCTTTCTTACTTTTGGCTCCAGTGACTTGCCGTCGCGCTAGTCTCCGCCTTCTTGAATAAAACGCGGATGCGTACGCTTAGTAGGGTCTCTACGACGTCAGCCGGAGCACGCGCTGCCTACCGTACCACAGGAGCTACATAGTCAGGGTAATGAGAACGTATTGTTCTTCTTTACTCGAATaaagtgtgtttgtatttatgtaatTACTCTTCCAGTTCCGCCTGTTGTTTACACGGCTGAGGTTTAAGCTAGCGTCCAATAGGACGTAGTTAATGTATAACTGggtttttgcacatttaaactTCTGGGTGACGCGTTGATCGCAGGAGGACGTGGAATAGTGTCGCTGTGGGTTGTGTTGTTGAGGAGCGGTCGGGCGGAGTGAAGCGTTTTCCGCGCCGCTACCCTGACGTGTCCCGCTGGAAGTGATTCTTCCACAGGAGCGCGAACAAAAGGCCATGTGGCTGTCTGAAGGCCTAGTCCTCTACAGAGAGCAGCGTGGTGCAGCGCCGCTCTGTCCTAAGAGTAGTGGGCTGCTTCGGCGTGTGGGCAGTTTCCAGGGCGGTAATGAGTGGCTTCCTGAGGTTGAAACCGCTTTTTCTCTGGCAGGAGCTCACCGACCAGGCTTAAGGGCGGCTGTCAAGTGCAGCCGGCCGGAGAAACGTCATCAACGTCATGGAGCAGACAGAGCGGAAATCCGTCTGCGTCCTCTTATACGCTGCGCACGTGCAAGGAAACGCTGTTAGGagagctaatgctaatgtaaCCGTGCATCAAATTTGGCCTTGCAGCAGTCCAACAAAGCCCGTTTAATGTATTTCCAAATGGCACCTGGCCTAGACTGGACATAAGACTGGCCTGCAGTGATAAACACATTCAGTCATTTACTCGTTTCATTGATGCTAGTGATGACGATGGAGGGGAAATTAGCAGGTTAATAAATGGGAGGCGCAGTTGGATAATAGCAGTAAATAAAGAGTGGGCAGAAACAGgcaatcatttttatttaattatgtgGAACTGGTGAGTCCTGttatgcatgtttttgtgtgtaattgCTCCTTTGTTTCAAGGAAGGGGGTATGTCCGCTATTAAAAAATGTGCAGGATCATTAAGGTTGCGGTGTCTGTAGGCCTGCAGCAATAAGGATacctcagcctgctgcagtTGTGACTAATTTGAAATGCCATTCTGCATGCAGTAGCAAGGGAAAACAAGTAGTAACATGATTTTATCATTAACAACAGCAGGGATTGCTGCTAGTTCTTGGTGTTTTTTATTAGACTTAAAAGGCCCCTTTACTTGTGTGGGAATCACATTATGTAATGCTGCATACCTGAGGAGCCACCCTTGGAATCAGCTATCATGTACTATCGTGTGCTCTTAACCTCGGCAATGCGTTGTGGTTCAGTGTGAATGATGGTGTAATGTGCCTAGCTGCACAGAAAAATGATGCGCTCCAGCTTGTGGTGTGTGTTAGTCAATGTAGGGCTGCAGTAAACAATTGATCTGATCAagtctgacttttctttttaaactggctgtaattttcaaacatttccttcTTTCATGGAAGAGTCTCATTCCTTGATTGCTTGAGCTGAATTTCATGCTTGCCTTTAGAAAAAGCCAGCTCTAGTCTTGGTCGGTTGCACCAGAAATTGATTGGAAAAAATTATTTGGAAGTGCACCAATTGAGCACTTTCTATTTGACTTACAGTTGTAAGTACAGAAAAACCCAAATTCTGTAGTTCCTTGTTGGGAAGCCTAGGAAATCATCTGGAAATTGgtagtaaatagtcatgaaatgTACAAATTGTTGACCTTGTCTTCTAATGTATTCACAAGGTTTGAGTAATGAAACTGTCAGGCGATTTGCTGTCAAGTGCACTGTAGGAGGATAAAGGTCTTTATTCTGTGGGAGGGGCTGGCAGCCAAAGTCACAGTCGTCCAGTTTAGGCGATCACGCTGTCAGATCAACACTAACCCAAGTCGTGTGTCGTCTATGCATTCTCTCTGCAATGGGGTCGGGGCCCTCAGCAGCCGGCCCCACAGCTGACTGTGCCAAATGCCGCCAAGAAATGTGAGTGACTCCCGAGGCTTGTTCCTCCTGCAAGCTGTACTTATTGTCCCTTCATCCCCCCCCTTTTCCCTACTTTCAGAATCATGGAGCCCGAAAAGGAGCGCACCTTTATTGCCATCAAGCCCGATGGCGTGCAGAGGGGCATCATTGGAGATATTATCAAGAGATTTGAGATGAAAGGCTTCAAACTTGTCGGCATGAAGATGATCCAAGTAAGTAAACCTTTTTTCAGTCTATAATGCATTGGCTTATATTGACCTTCAAGGCAAAGGGTTTGGAATAAGATGCTTTCATAATAGTCACTGGTGTTCATTTTAACCATctactgtttgtgtgtacatatgATCTTGTCTGTGTGCAGAGTGATGGTTAAGACCTCCGGTGAGCTCATTAGCCTCCTTGTCTATTCCTGACTGTAGCGTAACCGATTAGCGTTGAGTCGAGGTCTCTGATCTCCTAACATCTTATCTGTGACAAAGTGGGATGCCTCATCAAGAAGCCATGTTCACTTATAGACCGTGCCATCCAAGAACTGATGTAAAAAATATCACCATTCCAATATCTTCTCAGCCAGAATCCAGAATGTGTCTCATTCCAGACAACTGAGGTGAAGGAGATTAACCCTAATTGCTCCTGTTAACTCCTGGTGTGGTGGAAGTGAAATCAGAATTTGAGCCAAGTAGGCTGAATCAGCAGGGCAGGAAGGTGAATTAGTCAGATCCACCTGACTTCATCAGCATTGCAGTAGAGTAGTTGGGCatttgtcctgcagctcagGGTGGTTGGATTGGTTGAGGTCTCTGCTTAAAGATTTCTAGTTATTCAACTTATGTGACAGGAGTCGTGACATTGGAGTGGGATGTCTTGACCATGTGACCACGTGTGTTGTAAGGTCAAGGACATGGTACTCGGGTGGAGGTGGGGTCTTCTCCAGAGGCTTTCTGGTCAGTGCTCAGTTGCCAAGGTCTTTAAGGAACATCACTGTGGTCTGTGAAGGCCTGAGAGCTGGTTGTGGATTATGTATGGAGCACGCAACTCCCTAATGATGGAGAAAGGCATGCACCATCAACCTTTCCCCATCCAGGTAGCTGCTGATACAGTATACTGGTCAGATGCCAGTGGCCTTTCCCACTTATTTATAATGTGCATAATTCACTGTGGCAGAATCAATTGGTTTTATCAAACATGGGGCCAGGATTGACTGTAGCTTTAAAAACTCATTTGGCCTCAACCTGTGACAAGATTAATGTAACTAATACTGGGCATAGTTTGTCAAAGAAGCGTTATTTAATATGGTTTGGTCACATCAGGCCCAGTGCCTGATCTGCTTAATGAAGTCAGTATCGGCACCAGACAATCAGATCTGATTGGTGCAACACAGAGGTTGATGTCAGGTCTGTTCTGTGATCTTCAGGCTTAATGAACACACAAGTAAGGTCCACAACTTACCTGATGAGCCTTCAATTGTAGATGCTAAAGCTGTTCATGTTCTGATCCCATGTCGTCTTTGAGACAGCAGTGCTGTGCCTCATGATTACTGGTTTCAGATGAACTGTGCTGATAGTTGATTCTTGAGAAAACCCATTTTTGGAACAAGTCAAGATTAAAACTAACATTGTTTGTGTATAAatgttgcatttgcattttggtgTATAAAAATGAGCAAGATGCTCCGTTCTAAATGACGCCATGGAAATTAAATTTGCACATGACTGAAACTCTAACTTAAATGTGTTCTGTAGTGAAAATATGTTGAAGAAACACGACGTGTATGTTAGAATCATGCagtgatgtctgtctgtctccctgctgcAGGCTTCTGATGACCTCCTAAAGGCGCACTACACTGACCTGAAGGACAGGCCAttctttccttccctcatcAGCTACATGAGCTCTGGTCCAGTGGTTGCCATggtaagaaaacacaacagaccgCATAAGACTGTGGCATGCCTGGTTCCTGGAGACGGGTTATAAAGCCTAAAACCTGCTCTGCTGCCTGGCTGTTGTGGAAAATGAGGCCTGTGATTTGACCTGTCAGAGAAACATGTTAATCTTGAGGCCTACTGGGGAAACGCTCATGGAGCAGCTCACTTCATCTCCATCATCCTCTGTTCTTGTTTTCCAGGTGTGGGAAGGCATGGGTGCGGTGAAGACTGGCAGGATGATGCTCGGTGCAACCAACCCTGCCGACTCCTTGCCCGGAACCATCAGGGGAGACTTCTGCATCTTCGTTGGCAAGTGAGTCATgcgtgctttttgttttttttgttttttgggggggtgggtATCAAAGTTTGCACTGAATTCTCATTCTCATGTTTGGTTCCTCACTTTTTGTCCAGGAACATCATCCACGGCAGTGACTCAGTGGAGAGTGCCAAGACCGAAATTGGCCTGTGGTTCAAACCCGAAGAGCTGGTCAGCTACACTAGCTGTGCCTTCAGCTGGCTCTACTAAGCCTCTCGGCAGCAGTCCTCACGCTAGTTGGAGACCAGTAAAATTCCTGCCCGAGATTTCCTGTTTTTGCCCGTAGCCTAGAGGGGAGAACTGATGTGAAGTTCTTCATGTCCCACAGTTGTCACGTCCCCTCCCACCCTCTACTCATCATCATACTGTACTTCGATGTGGTCTCTGCAGAGGTCCAGGTCCAGTCCAGATTCATTCCCGAGCTCCATTCCTTCCAGAAGCATTCCATTCATCCCTTGAATGTACAGTTAATGACTTGACTGTCAGTTTTGTTAAACGGTGATCTGCTTtccaataaaaaacacacaataccAGCCGTCTGTCCTTTCATTGGTCGGATTACACACAGCACTAATGTGTAGATATGATCCGAAGGTGACCTCTTCGGCTCTAATGGACTGGATTAGTTAATGGCATATTTAATGCGGTGGCTCATATCTACTCCCAGGCAGGATTGGACGGAGCCATAATCTGAGATTAGGTGGTTCAGATGTGCTTTGTGCTGTGATGACACCAACAGGCTGCCAGATGACAGttgctgtttttcatgtctCCTCAGAATCCAGTTCTGGTTTAAAAATGCATTCTGGAGTTCATCTGAAAGCCACGAAGGACTCCAGAGGCCTCATACTGGCTTCAGACCCAGAATGCATTTGTGCAAAATGAGCACTTACTGACCACTTTCTGAATTAAAGTAACAAAGTTATAATtcattgtgtatgtatgtaggtTCATGTGGCCAAAAAAAGCATGACTCAAAAAGTTTTTATACATCTAGTCCCTATTGTTCATAGATCTCAGGAAAGGATGGTGCTTTTCTAGCCTATTTTTACCCCAACTCTGAGCAGGTGAGGTGTGCAGCATCAGTTACCATGGAGATGCAGCCAGGTTAAGAGAGCCACCTTCCTGACTGTGAAGACTGCCTTTACTCTGCTGCTTTACACCCCTGTGAACAccacatgctgtgtttgtgtgtgaaagctcGTTAGCATCCAGCAGCCTCCAGAGCTCAGAGTAATGGGTGAACATTAAGCTTGTGTCTACAGTTTGTGTCATGCCATGTGTGCAGATCCTGAAGAAAACTTGCTTGGTGCTTTGTCACAACTAAGaagtctgtgtgttgtttgcaGTTCCACCAAAGAGTAACTTTGCCTCTGAACTTCTCACATGGTTTTCAACAACTGTTTTAGGCCCAAAGAGGTCAAATTATCtaatatttgatatttaaaaTGAGTTCCACCCTAAACAGCTACATCAGTAAGTACTTTTTATGCATCGATGCATCTGTATTAACAATCTAATATTGTCAGAATATTTTATCATGTTGCTACAAACATCTCATACTTTGATTGCATTTTGCTAATAATACATCTGGACTTTTACTTAGTTAATGAAAGCAGGACTTCAACCTGTAATGGACTATTTTACAGTTGTATTTGTGCTGTTACTTAAAGAACCAGATTGGTGgttttagtggcatctagtggtgaggttcCAGATTGCAACAACCTGAATACCATTCACCTCAACCCACCCTTTTCAAGCATGTAGGGCTATCTCTGCTGGCCACAGAActcacaaaaaacatgaaagatgcTTTCTGTGAGTGTCTGGTTTGTCCCTTCTCAGCCACTGTAGGACAAGGTGGATTCAATGGAAGAGGGCCCTCATTCATTTtttctcagatgatgaaaaCTGATCAAAGTTAATGTAGACTAATTAAGCAAGCTTTAAGAAACCTGTTTTGTAGCGAATGAACAAAAATATGGTGCGTCCAGAAGTCCAAAATAGTGTATCCtatatgaaaatgaatgaagaagCTAATACTT includes:
- the LOC139349716 gene encoding nucleoside diphosphate kinase B-like; protein product: MEPEKERTFIAIKPDGVQRGIIGDIIKRFEMKGFKLVGMKMIQASDDLLKAHYTDLKDRPFFPSLISYMSSGPVVAMVWEGMGAVKTGRMMLGATNPADSLPGTIRGDFCIFVGKNIIHGSDSVESAKTEIGLWFKPEELVSYTSCAFSWLY